A genomic segment from Pediococcus acidilactici encodes:
- a CDS encoding ROK family protein: MKNLITIDVGGTSIKYGLWHEEDQRLSDQGQVATPAKLTDFYQVLQTISAKFTNVAGVGMSIPGAVDQNTGVIGGISALPYIHNFPIQKELEEKLGLPVAMENDANCAALAEVALGAAKDMQNVLFVVIGTGVGGAVVVDRKIVHGHQLYGGEFGMMLGLDNQQLSTVGTAVKVAERYNVQKGTQWTGQQVFELATKGDQLAITEVQRMYANLAHVIYNIQFSTDPEAIIIGGGISANQQFINGLNQTLSDLVGQLNGIPITPQVIAAKMHNDANLVGAAYNFYH; the protein is encoded by the coding sequence ATGAAGAATTTAATTACAATTGATGTAGGGGGCACGTCAATTAAGTACGGATTATGGCATGAAGAAGACCAGCGCCTTAGTGATCAAGGACAAGTTGCTACCCCCGCCAAGCTTACTGATTTTTACCAAGTTTTACAAACAATTAGTGCAAAATTTACTAACGTTGCTGGCGTAGGGATGAGTATTCCAGGGGCGGTTGACCAAAATACCGGAGTGATTGGCGGGATTAGTGCTTTGCCATACATTCATAATTTTCCCATCCAAAAAGAACTCGAAGAAAAATTAGGGCTACCAGTGGCGATGGAAAACGATGCTAACTGCGCTGCTTTAGCAGAAGTTGCGTTGGGTGCCGCTAAGGACATGCAAAATGTTTTATTCGTGGTAATTGGTACCGGGGTTGGTGGAGCAGTCGTAGTTGATCGCAAAATCGTGCATGGTCACCAACTTTATGGTGGTGAATTTGGAATGATGCTAGGACTAGATAACCAGCAGTTAAGCACGGTGGGCACGGCTGTTAAAGTTGCGGAACGATACAATGTACAAAAAGGCACACAATGGACTGGACAACAGGTTTTTGAATTGGCAACTAAGGGCGACCAATTAGCCATTACGGAAGTGCAAAGGATGTATGCTAACTTAGCGCACGTTATTTATAACATCCAGTTTAGTACCGACCCCGAAGCAATAATTATTGGGGGAGGCATCTCTGCTAACCAACAATTTATTAACGGCTTGAACCAAACGTTAAGCGATTTAGTGGGACAATTGAATGGTATCCCAATCACTCCCCAAGTAATTGCTGCTAAAATGCATAATGATGCTAATTTGGTAGGGGCGGCTTACAATTTTTATCATTAG
- a CDS encoding AraC family transcriptional regulator, protein MSVETAGYAYWQNKPRFQLSADVDSQYVMYIIEKGACWYHFNNHEGVAKANDVLVVPPYTNFQRKMLLTMTFHFIRLTSDTDIPHSMIGNHHYSTSRFTENCSMLKKTNFSFHPRAQIVRNHIVNDFMITKIMTYFQPAPKNIRHRNQTITAAINLMHQDLTLSISKIASQVGLNAAYFSKTFKKVTGESPISFYTKIKLKKVQSLLITTDLSLTEIADTTGFNDSFYLSRVFSRYLNCSPSEFRKNHII, encoded by the coding sequence ATGTCTGTTGAAACTGCTGGATATGCATATTGGCAAAATAAGCCCCGTTTTCAACTTAGTGCTGACGTAGATTCACAATACGTCATGTACATCATTGAAAAAGGAGCTTGTTGGTACCACTTTAATAATCATGAGGGGGTTGCTAAAGCAAATGATGTTTTAGTCGTTCCACCATATACTAACTTTCAGCGTAAAATGCTGCTAACCATGACTTTTCACTTCATCCGTTTGACTTCTGATACTGACATTCCCCATTCTATGATTGGAAATCACCACTACTCTACTAGCCGTTTTACCGAAAACTGTAGCATGCTAAAGAAAACAAACTTTAGTTTTCATCCCCGTGCTCAAATAGTTCGTAATCACATTGTTAATGATTTTATGATCACAAAAATTATGACATATTTTCAACCAGCCCCGAAAAACATTCGTCATCGCAATCAGACAATTACTGCTGCAATTAATCTAATGCACCAGGATTTAACGCTTTCCATTAGTAAAATTGCTTCCCAAGTTGGACTTAATGCTGCCTACTTTTCTAAAACTTTTAAAAAGGTAACTGGTGAGTCTCCAATTAGTTTTTATACCAAAATCAAACTTAAAAAGGTTCAATCCCTATTAATTACTACCGACCTCTCGCTAACAGAAATAGCCGATACAACTGGTTTTAATGATTCATTCTATTTAAGTCGGGTTTTTAGTCGCTACTTAAACTGCTCACCAAGTGAATTTCGAAAAAATCACATCATTTAG
- a CDS encoding FAD-dependent oxidoreductase, giving the protein MMLEENVTANITVIGGGLAGVCAAIAAARLNYKVTLVQNRGVLGGNSSSEIRVWVAGATKHGVNRYARETGIMGELFVENQYCNPEGNPYLWDALLMEKVKEESNIRLFLNTEIMTVKMQDHQKIESITGFMSGSERLITFKSSHFIDCSGDGIVAFLAGAKFRLGRESRAEFNESLAPLHEDKTTLGSTLFFYTKDLGRPVKYVKPSFARDITKTSIIKNRIIKKEDNGCAYWWIEWGGELDVVHDNEKIRDELQAIVYGIWDYIKNSGNYDADNLTLEWIGSVPGKREYRRFEGDYTLKQTDIEEQVLFKDRIGFGGWSIDLHPASGVYNDSVGAQHSVPDGIYHIPYRILYSKNISNLFLAGRDVSTSHVAFGTVRVMATCAVMGQAAGTAAAIAVKHNANPRDVYLRYLKEYQQTLLREDGAILGIKNQDEHDLARQADITSTSTLTEINTYVANAEPYRLIKAAAFTIPVDPQVNQLDIFLTTEKATSLVVKWYSTGNPQNYIPDTLIGEQKIKIGKGFSGWQEVKVNYQPSNAQNLFVVIEKNENCTLYLGNQEFAGVLSYVNNPIAELSQPELHDYSRKSPLLYWTNQLINRRNFVFRVKQTNAFQPTKIINGYVRPYGGPNMWVTNFNGQPEAIELSWKRLQNIKQINLTFNDDVNEDIINLHHHRTYFDEVPELVKAFNLYYWEAGSWKRWWSVDQNRQRHLVKEFEQPIQTNKLKLELLQTNGSQQFSLFEVRVY; this is encoded by the coding sequence ATGATGTTAGAAGAAAATGTAACCGCTAACATAACGGTGATTGGTGGCGGATTAGCAGGTGTTTGTGCTGCAATCGCCGCAGCACGATTGAATTATAAAGTAACGTTAGTACAAAATCGAGGAGTCTTGGGGGGGAATTCAAGCAGCGAAATTCGTGTATGGGTGGCAGGCGCAACTAAGCATGGAGTTAATCGATATGCAAGAGAGACGGGAATTATGGGGGAATTATTTGTAGAAAATCAGTACTGTAATCCAGAGGGAAACCCATACTTATGGGATGCATTATTAATGGAAAAGGTAAAAGAGGAAAGTAACATCCGCTTATTTTTGAATACCGAAATAATGACGGTGAAAATGCAGGACCATCAAAAGATCGAATCAATTACAGGTTTTATGTCAGGTTCAGAAAGGCTAATTACTTTCAAGAGTTCCCACTTTATTGATTGCAGTGGAGATGGCATCGTAGCTTTTTTAGCGGGAGCAAAATTTCGGCTTGGGCGAGAAAGTCGGGCAGAATTTAACGAAAGCTTAGCACCGCTTCACGAAGATAAAACGACCCTAGGTAGCACACTATTTTTCTATACTAAGGATCTTGGTCGTCCAGTAAAGTACGTTAAACCAAGCTTTGCAAGAGACATTACTAAGACTTCAATTATTAAAAATCGAATTATTAAAAAAGAAGATAATGGTTGTGCTTATTGGTGGATTGAATGGGGCGGTGAGTTAGACGTTGTTCATGATAATGAAAAAATTAGGGACGAATTGCAAGCTATCGTATACGGAATTTGGGATTATATTAAAAATTCCGGAAATTATGATGCTGATAACTTAACTTTGGAATGGATTGGTTCAGTACCTGGGAAAAGAGAATATCGTAGGTTTGAAGGAGATTATACACTAAAGCAAACTGATATTGAAGAACAAGTGTTGTTTAAAGATCGGATTGGCTTTGGAGGATGGTCAATTGACTTACATCCAGCTTCTGGCGTTTACAACGACTCTGTTGGCGCACAACATTCCGTTCCTGATGGAATCTATCATATTCCATATCGCATACTGTATTCAAAAAATATTAGCAATTTATTTTTAGCCGGAAGAGATGTTTCTACGTCTCACGTAGCTTTTGGAACGGTTCGCGTAATGGCAACCTGCGCAGTAATGGGGCAGGCAGCAGGGACTGCAGCAGCCATTGCAGTTAAACATAACGCTAATCCTCGCGATGTTTATTTGCGATATTTAAAGGAATATCAGCAAACTTTATTGAGAGAAGACGGTGCGATATTAGGGATTAAAAATCAAGATGAACACGACCTAGCCCGGCAGGCTGACATTACGTCCACTAGCACATTAACTGAAATTAACACTTACGTGGCGAATGCTGAACCATATCGATTAATTAAAGCAGCGGCTTTTACCATTCCCGTAGATCCTCAAGTTAACCAATTGGATATTTTTTTAACAACCGAAAAGGCGACTTCTTTAGTAGTTAAGTGGTACAGTACCGGGAACCCACAAAATTATATTCCGGATACGTTAATTGGTGAACAAAAAATAAAAATTGGTAAAGGGTTTAGCGGATGGCAAGAAGTTAAAGTTAATTACCAGCCTAGTAATGCACAAAACTTATTTGTGGTAATTGAAAAAAACGAAAATTGCACTTTATATCTAGGAAATCAAGAGTTTGCCGGGGTTTTGAGCTATGTAAATAATCCTATTGCCGAATTGAGCCAGCCGGAGCTGCATGATTATTCTCGAAAAAGTCCACTATTGTATTGGACAAATCAATTAATTAACCGGCGGAACTTTGTTTTTCGAGTAAAACAAACTAACGCATTTCAACCAACGAAAATTATTAATGGGTATGTTCGACCTTATGGTGGGCCCAATATGTGGGTTACTAATTTTAACGGTCAACCAGAAGCCATCGAACTAAGTTGGAAAAGACTCCAGAATATCAAACAGATTAACCTGACATTTAACGATGACGTTAACGAAGATATTATTAATCTACACCACCATCGGACGTATTTTGATGAGGTCCCCGAACTAGTAAAGGCATTTAACCTATACTACTGGGAAGCCGGTAGTTGGAAACGGTGGTGGTCGGTAGATCAAAATCGTCAACGGCATTTGGTGAAAGAATTTGAGCAACCTATTCAGACTAATAAATTGAAATTAGAGTTACTCCAAACCAATGGTAGTCAACAGTTTTCTTTATTTGAAGTTCGAGTATATTAG